The nucleotide sequence GCAGCAGGCCCGGCCGGTCCAGCCCCAGGCGGATCGCGCGCCAGCCCAGCGCCGGATTTTCCTCGACGATCGTGTCCATGTACGGCAGCGCCTTGTCGCCGCCGATGTCCAGCGTGCGGAAGGTCACTGGCTTGTCGCCGGCCGCGTCGAGTACGGTGCGATAGAGCGAGAGCTGTTCGCTGGTGCGCGGCAGGCTTTGCCCGACCATGAACTGCAGTTCGGTCCGGAACAATCCGATGCCAGACGAGCCGGTGTCATCGATGTGGGGCAGATCGATCACGAGACCGGCGTTGATCATCAGGTCGATAGGCTGGCCGTCCCTGGTGACGCAGGGTTTGTCGCGCAGCTCGCGATACTGCTCCTGCCGTCGCGCGCGGAAGCGGACGCGTTCGGCATAGGCCGACTGGATTTCGTTCGACGGGCGGATGTAGATCGAGCCCGAGGTGCCGTCGACGATGATCGCGTCGCCGGGATCGGCGATACCTGCGGCGTTCGGTACTTCGCCCACCGCCGGAATGCCGAGCGCCCGCGCCACGATCGACACATGCGAGTTCGCGGTGCCTTCTTCGAGCACCAGTCCGCGCAGCCGTTTGCGGTCATAGTCGAGCAGTGCCGCCGGGCCCATCGAGCGCGCGATCAGGATCGCATTGTCGGGCAGTTGCTCGCGCGACGGCGCGTGATCCTGTCCGACGAGCTGGCGCATCAGGCGATGGCCGAGATCTTCCAGATCGTGCAGGCGGTCGCGCAGATAGGGATCGGTCGAGCGCAGCATGCGGGCGCGGGTGTCGGACTGCACGCGCTCGACCGCGGCTTCGGCGGTGAGGCCGGTCGCGACCGCTTCGTGCAACTTGTGCTGCCAGCCCTGGTCGTTGGCGAACATGCGATAGGCTTCGAGCACATCGCGGTGTTCGCCGCCCTCGGCGACGTCGCCGCGCTCCAGCATCCGGTCGAGATCGGCGCGCAGCTTCAGGATCGCGGTATCGAGCCGCTTCAGCTCCTTCGGCAGATCTTCGGCGATGTAGTTGGTGATCACGACGCGCGGTTCGTGCAGCACCACATGGCCGAGCGCGATACCGTCCGACAGGATCGCGCCGGTCTTGTGCAACGAATGGCGTGCAGCGGGCTCCGCGCCGGGCTTGGCGATGGCCGACAGTTCGCCCGAGGCGATCATTTCCGCGACCACCATGGCGGTGGTCTGCAGCGCCTCGACTTCCTCTTCGACGTAGGTGCGGTGGGCGCGGTTCTGCACCACCAGCACGCCGAGCGTGTTGCCGGATCGCAGGATCGGCACGCCGAGGAACGAATGGTAGATTTCTTCGCCGGTTTCCGGACGATACGAGAACGCCGGATGCGACTGCGCGTTCGACAGGTTCAGCGGCGTCGCCTCGGAGGCAACGAGGCCGACAAGGCCCTCATGGGCGTTCAGCACCGTCTGGTGGACCGCGTCCCGGTTCAGACCTTCGGTGGCATAAAGCTCAAGGGTGTTGTCGACGCGCAGCACGTAGGTCGAACAGACCTCCGCCACCATATTGGCGGCGATCAGCACCACGATCTTGTCGAGCCGCTCCTGAGCGCTGACCTGTTCGGCCATCACTTCGCGGAGCCGTCTCAACAAGACGCGGGGGCCTCCCAGCGCGCTCCGCATCCGTTGACATCCTTACCCGCAATTCCAGCGCGGCCCGCGACCGGCTGCGATAGCGTTAACTAGCAGTAAAATAACGACTTTTCAGGTCTCGCGTGGACCGCTTGGCCGGCTTCCGGACGTGTCTGACGGTCCAGAACCAGAGGCGCGGGCGCGGGTGCCTTGTCCTGAGGCTATATCGAATTGAGGCGCGTTTTGCCAAGCAAAACACCTGCCAAAGATGAGAGGCAGTCCAGCAAAATGGCCTCGGCATAAAGCCGCGGCGACGGACTGCGTAGAAAGAATTTAGGCCTGATCCAGCCCGTAAAGCGTATGCAGCGTTCTGACAGCCAGTTCGGTATAGGCCGCGTCGATCAGCAGCGAGAACTTGATCTCGGATGTGGTGATGGCGCGAATATTGATGTTGCGCTCGGACAGCGCCTTGAAGGCCTGTGCGGCGACGCCGGCATGGCTTCGCATGCCGATGCCGATCACCGAGACCTTGGCGACGTCGGTAGCCGAATCCATCGCCTTGTAGCCGATCTTGTCCTTGGCCTTGGCGATGGTGTCCTTGGCGCGGGTGTATTCCGAGGCTGGAACGGTGAAGGTGAGGTCGGTGGTCTTGCCGTCCTCCGACACGTTCTGCACGATCATGTCGACGTTGATGCTGGCGTCGGCCAATGGGCCGAAGATGGCGGCAGCCACGCCGGGCTTGTCGTCGATCTGGCGCACGGAGATCTGGGCTTCGTCCTTCGAGAACGCGATACCGGTGACGACTTGGCTCTCCATGATTTCCTCCTCGCTGCAAATCAGCGTTCCCGGCGGCGTGCCGTGGGGGTCGATATCTTCCGGCTTGTCGAAGCTTGAGCGCACGAACACCGGCACATTGTGAACCATGCCCAGTTCCACGGAGCGGACCTGAAGCACCTTGGCGCCTTGCGACGCCATTTCCAGCATTTCCTCGAACGCGACCTTCTCGAGCCGCCGCGCTTTCGGCACGACGCGCGGGTCGGTCGTATAGACGCCATCGACGTCGGTGTAGATGTCGCAGCGGTCGGCCCGGATCGCGGCCGCGATCGCAACGGCTGACGTGTCGGAGCCGCCGCGCCCGAGCGTGGTCACGCGTCCCGTCGGCTGATGGATGCCCTGGAAACCGGCGACGACGGCAACTTCCTTGCGTTCCTTGAATCGCTTGATCAGTTCGCCGCCGTCGATTCCGGTGATGCGCGCGGACGCATGCGCGTCGCTGGTCAGGATCGGAATCTGCCAGCCCTGCCAGGAGCGGGCCTGGATGCCGAGCGACTGCAGCACGATGGCGAGCAGTCCCGCAGTGATCAACTCACCCGAGGCGACGATGGCATCGTATTCGCGCGCGTCGTGCAGCGGCGAGGCTTCGCTCGCCCAGGCCACCAGTTCATTGGTTTTGCCGGACATGGCCGACACCACCACGGCGACGTCATGACCGGCATCGACCTCGCGCTTCACATGCTGCGCGACGTTGCGAATGCGGTCGATGTTGGCGACGGACGTGCCGCCGAATTTCATCACAAGGCGACCCATGGTGGATGGCGCTGTCCCGGTTCGGTTGTTGTCAGTAAGGAGCCAGTTCCGCGCAAAACGGCAGCACGGCCCCGAAAAGGCGGCTATACATACCCATCGGGTCGCGAGCAAGCAACACAGGACGAGAATGGGCCGCTATGTCGACGATATCCTGCAGCCGGGCGAGAAGGTCCTGTATTCCACCACGATACACGGGATCATCTATGTCCCGGGTCTGGTTTGCCTGGCGGTCGCCGGGGCCTGTCTGGTCGGCTCGGGCGGCGGGGTCATCTTGCCGCTGCTGGTGGTGAGCGCTCTTCTGGCGCTTCTGGGCGGCGTTCTGCTGTTTCGGGCCTGGTTCCAGCGCTGGACGACGGAAACGGACGTAACCTCGCTGCGGCTGGTTCACAAGGAAGGCTTTATCAAGCGCCAGACCTTTGAGATGAGTTTGGATAAAGTCGAAAGTGTCGATGTTAACCAGAGTATTGCGGGCCGGCTTTTTGGGTGGGGAGATGTCACCGTTAATGGTGTCGGGGAGGGCACCAAGACGATAAAGATGATCGGCGCGCCGGTCGAATTCCGCAACCACATCACGGCTCGCTAGCGCGCAAACTCTTTCGGCCCGACAGGCGCCAACCGGACAAGACCATCGGTATGACTACAAATTCTCCATCTGCGTCCACGGTCGATCCCGGCGAAGTCGCGCGGTTCTCGCAACTGTCCGAACAGTGGTGGGACCCGAAGGGCAAGATGGCGCCGCTGCACAAGATCAACCCGCTGCGGCTGGCCTATATCCGTGACGCGGCGTGCCGCAAGTTCGATCGCAACCCGAAGAGCCTGAACTGTCTGGCGGGATTGCGCATCCTCGATATCGGTTGCGGCGCGGGACTGCTGTGCGAGCCGCTGACGCGTCTCGGCGCGCAGGTGATCGGCGTCGATCCGTCGGACACCAACATCGCGGTCGCCAAACTTCATGCCGAGCGGGGTCACCTCAGCATCGACTATCGCTGCACCACCATCGAAGAGATGGACCCGCGCGAGCGCTTCGACATCGTGCTGGCGATGGAAGTGGTCGAACACGTCGCCAATGTCGGAATGTTCCTCGACCGCTGCGCCGCGCTGCTCAAGCCGACCAGCATGATGGTCGCATCGACCATCAACAGGACATGGAAGAGCTTCGCGCTGGCGATCGTCGGAGCCGAGTACGTGTTGCGCTGGCTGCCGCGCGGCACCCATCAGTGGGACAAGTTCGTCACGCCGGTGGAACTGAAGCAGCATCTGGAGCGCAACAAGCTTGCCATCAGCGATCAGGCAGGCGTGGTCTACAATCCGCTCGCGGACCGCTGGAGCCTCTCCTCCGATATGGATGTGAACTACATGCTGGTCGCCGAAGCGGCGAGCTAGGACATACGCAACGCCGGCATGATATCATGCCGGTTGACCGCAGGCTGCTGACCGGGCCTTAAAGAATGCGGCGCTCCCGCTGCTCTGGCCTCGTCCTTCATCATGACCCAGCTCATTTGGCTCTGGATCCCCTTCACGCTGCTGGCAGCGGCAGGTCAGGTCGTGCGCAACGCCATGCAGCGCGGGCTGACCGCTCAGCTCGGCACGCTCGGGGCGACCCATATCCGCTTTCTGTTCGGGTTTCCGTTTTCACTGATTTTTCTCGGATTGATTCTTGCCGCCACCGGCGATCGGCTGCTGTGGCCCGAGACCGGCTTCTGGGCGTGGCTGGTTGTCGGCGGCATGGCGCAGATTCTCGCCACCGCCCTGATGCTGATGGCCATGAACGAGCGGTCGTTTGTGGTGACGACGGCCTATCTCAAGACCGAGGCGATTCAGGCGGCGATCTTTGGTTTTGTATTTCTCGCGGACCATCTCACCGCGCTGAAGGTCGCAGCCATTCTGATTGCCACCGTCGGCGTAGTGATCACAGCATTGCGGCCCGGCGGCATGAAGGGGTTCGGCAATCTGAAGCCCACGGTGCTCGGCCTTGTGGCGGCCGCGTTCTTTGCATTGTCGGCGGTCGGCTATCGCGGCGCCATCCTCAATGTCACCGGGGTGAGTTTCGTCACCGCGGCGAGCCTGACGCTGGTGGCGACGCTGCTGATGCAGACCGTCGTGCTGTCGGGCTGGCTGATCGTGCGCGCGCCCGGAACGATGACGGCGATCTTCCGGCTCTGGAAGCCCTCGATGTTCGCGGGCTTCACCGGATCGTTCGCGTCATTGTTCTGGTTTCTCGCCTTCGCGCTCACTGCTGCGGCGAATGTCCGGACGCTGGCGCTGATCGAGGTGCTGTTCGCGCAAGGCGTGGCTTACTATTCGATGAAGCAGGCAATATCGCTGCGGGAAATCTCCGGCATCGTGCTGATTCTGATCGGCGTTGCGATGCTGGTGGCGGGCTAGTTCCTGTCGCCGGGCAGAATCGGCAGCGGGGCCACCTCAACGCCTTCGTCGATCAGCGCGCGGGCCTCTTCGGTGGTTGCCTCGCCGTAGATCGCGCGATGCTCGATGTCGCCGTAGTGCATCTTGCGGGCTTCATCCGGAAACTTGTTGCCGACATTGTCCGCGTTCTTGAGCACGTGGTCGCGTAGTTCTTTCAGCTTTGAAAGAAGCTCGCGCTCCTGCGGCGCCATCACCAGCGATGTCGATGCTGAATCCTCGGCGGGGGCGGCCACGGGCTCCGGTGCCGATCTGGATTTGCCCTTGCGCGCGATGCGCGGCGCCATGATCGCTTTTTCGACCTTGGTGGAGTCGCAGGCCGGACAGGCGACGAGCCCGCGCTTGTGCTGGCTGTCGTAAGCCGCAGAACTCTGGAACCAGCTCTCGAACGCGTGGCCGTGGTCGCAACGCAGCGCATAGCGGATCATACTGATCCCCGCACGAGATGCAGATGCTCCGGTCCGGCCTTCGGGTCGGAGAGGCCGAAGCGGCGGCCATGCTGCAGGGAGGGAATACTTTTGCGGACCGCCAGGACTTTCGCCGGATCGATCTTCGCCAGCACCACGCCGGGCTCGACGCCGCCTTCGGCGAGGATTTCGCCCCATGGATCGACGATCAGCGAATGGCCGTAGGTCTCGCGGCCGCTTTCGTGCTTGCCGGCCTGCGCGGCCGCGAAGATGAAGCAGCCGTTCTCGATGGCGCGGGCACGCAAGAGCGTGCTCCAGTGGGCCTCGCCGGTCCTGACCGTGAACGCGGACGGCACCGTGATGAACGACGCGCCGGCTTCGGCGAGCGCACGATAGAGCGCTGGAAAGCGCACGTCGTAGCAGATCGTCAGTCCAATGCGGCCCCACGGCAGATCGGAGATGACGGCGGTTTCGCCCGGCTGATAGTTGGCGGACTCGCGGTAGCTCTCGCCGCCGTCGAGTTCGATGTCGAACATGTGGATCTTGTCGTAGCTGGCAAGAATGTTGCCGTCCGGCGCAATCAGGAACGAACGATTGGCCGCGCGCTCGGGATTGGCGCGCACCGCGAGCGAACCGATGTGCAGGTAGATTTTCAGCTCGCGCGCCAGCTCGCGATAGGCCTTGAGCGAACGGTCGTCTTCTTCACTCGCGAGCAACTCAAACAGCGCCTTGCGGTTCTGCTGAATTATGTTGGAGACCTCGGGCGTCTGGACGTAGTTCGCGCCATTGTCCTTCGCCTCGCGGATCAGCGCGATGCCCTGGGCGAGACTCGTTTCCGGCAGCATGGCGGTGCGCATCTGCACCATCGCTGCGGTGAAGGGAGCGCCGGTTTCAATGCTGGCTGTCATGACGAGACCTTCTGACCGGCGAGCAGGCCGTCGAGCCTGCCTTCGCGATCGAGCGCGTAGAGATCGTCGCAGCCGCCGACGTGCGTCTTGTCGATGAAGATTTGCGGAAACGTCGCGCCGCCCTTCGAACGCTGAACCATCTCCGCGCGCCAGTTCGGATCGACCGCGACATCGAATTCGGTAAAGGCCGCGCTCTTGCGCGTCAGCAGCGATTTGGCAGCGCTGCAGTAGCCGCATCCGGGACGGGTGTAGATCTCGATATGTGCAGCCATGACTTGCCTTTACGAATGGGAAGAACCCAAAACGAACGGGGAAGAACCTAAATTATATGGGGGCCTGAAGTGTGTCCACAACCCGCGAGAACACCAGCACATCCACCGACGCAGCCCTGGCCCGCAACAATGCGCGTGCGCAGGCGTCAACTGTCGCGCCGGAGGTCAAAACGTCGTCAATCAGCACGATCCGGCGGCCCTGCACGATGGATTTGTTCTCCGGCGGGACCTTGAACGCGCCCTGCACATTGAGCGCCCGATCCGCTCTGGAGAGACCGACCTGTTGCAGTGTCGGCCGCACGCGATGAAGGGCGTTGCCGATCACCGGCAGATTCGCGGATTTGCCCATCACACTCGCCAGCGCGCCGGACTGGTTGTAGCGGCGACTCCAGCCGCGCCGCCAGTGCAGCGGTACCGGTATCAGCGCATCAGCCTCGCCGAGAAGTTCCTGACCGGCACGGACCATCCAGCGGCCCATGGTGGGCGCGAGATCGCTGCGGTCCTGATACTTCAGCGCATGGACCATGGTGCGCGCCACCTCGTCGTAACGGACGGCGGCGCGGGCGCGCTGATAGGCTGGCGGATCGGCGATGGCCTGCATCGACAACAGACCCGGTCCCGGATCGTAGACGAAGGGAATGCCCAGCCGCGCGCAGAACGGCGGCGCGATGAACGACAGTTTCGCCCAGCATGTCGCACAGACGCCTTCACCGGCGACCGGCTCGCGGCAGGAGACGCAAAGCGTCGGCAAGGCGATGTCGAGGGCAAGGCGCGGCAGCGAGGCGAGGGCGGAGCTGCAGGCCCGGAGCGCGCCAAAAAACGGTTGACGCAACCGGCTGCGCAACCGGCCTGAAGGATGTGACGATGCCTGATCGAGCCCCGACATATTTTTCCTTGTCCCGGAAGACTAGAGTCAAATTCACGAATATTGAAGCGGGGAGCGGTGAGTTTTTGTTGACCTCTCCCGTGGGGAGAGGTCGGATCGCTCTTGCGATCCGGGTGAGGGGTACGCTCTCACGATAGATTCTACGCCCTCACCCCAGCCCTCTCCCCACGGGAGAGGGAGTTCAATCGCACGTGCGGCGAAGCAAGCGGTTCAATTGAAGGGGATCACTCTCTAGGCATCCGCCGGACTCAAGCGGGTGTGCTTAAGGAATTGCCAGACCAGTCTTTGAGGGCGTACCTACGGCCATGACCTCGTCCCCGACCGATACGCCGCCCCGCCTGTTTGATCGCGCTGTATTGCGTGCCCGGCAGAGCCGCGCGTTGCGGCAGGGCTCTGCGTCCTTCCTGCTCGATCGCGTGGCGGAGGACATGGCGGAACGGCAACAGGCCGTGCTTCGTGAGTTTTCAGCAGGCATCGATCTCGGCACGCCGGGAGATCAGGTGCGCGCCGCGCTCATGGGAAGCGTCGGACAATTGCATGCGGTGGCGTTGCCGATTTCCGATAGCGAGCCGTTAGCGCTGATACCGGCCTCCATCGATCTTGCGGTCTCCGCACTGGCGCTGCAGTTCGTCAATGACCTGCCGGGAGTTCTCGCGCAAATCCGCCGCGCCCTGAAGCCGGACGGGTTGTTTCTCGCGGCGATGATCGGCGGTGAAACGCTGACCGAACTGCGGCAGTCGTTTGCTGCGGCGGAATCCGAGGTTGAAGGCGGCGTGTCGCCGCGGGTGGCGCCGTTCGCGGACCTGCGTGATCTCGGCGCGCTGCTGCAACGTGCGGGCTTCGCGTTGCCGGTGACCGATGTGGATCGCATCGTCGTGCGTTACGACAACGCGTTCGCGCTGATGCAGGATCTGCGGCGGATGGGCGCGACCAATATCCTGAACGAACGCCGCCGCACGCCGTCGCGCCGCGCCACGTTTCTCAAGATGGCGCAGGTCTATGCTGAGCGCTTTTCCGATCCGGACGGGCGCATCCGCGCGACGTTCGATATCGTCTGGCTGTCGGGATGGGCGCCGCACGAAAGCCAGCAGAAGCCGCTGAAGCCCGGTTCGGCGAAAATGTCGCTGGCGGACGCGGTGAACAAGGCGCGGGAGCCGAAAACGTGATGCCTGGCCGTGCGCGATCTCCCTCCACGTCGTCCCGGTCTCTCTCCGGTCGTCCCCGCGAAAGCGGGGACCCATACGCCCTGAGTTATCGATCTTGCGCTGATGTTCGTCCGGCTCTTTGTCACCACAACGTTCGGTGGTTATGGGTCCCCGCTTTCGCGGGGACGACATCGTGGGTGTGATGAGCATCTCGCATTATTTTCCAGATTCAGTTGTCAAACAGCCACTTGCGTTCAGCCACGCATCATCGTTCTCGCGCCACGCGCGAGGTGCGCTTTGAGTTCTGCCCCTTCAACGATGAGGGGCATGGAGCGCCGCGAGGCGCACCTTGTCTTGTTTCGCTTCCGGCATCGCTTGCGAGGCGATGATGTGTCCGGAAGCGCATCGCCTTGCGGCGCTCCATTGCGGCGATTTTTGGCGAGGGGACCGTACTTCCGGGTGGGGACGGGGGAGCGTATCGACCCCTGATCCGGCCGGCTTTCGCCGCCTTCATCCTCGCCTCGTCCAGCCGCGAACGGCAGAGCCACGTAGTTGGCCCGGACGGTGACCCCAGCCTCCCGGACGACGTGTGTGCGAAACACGCGCGCAGGCGCCGCATCCTGTTCCGCTTCAAAGCGCCCTCGAGAAGCGCCCCTCGCGAACAGGACACGCCGAACATAAGAGAGCTTCAGAGTGCGGGGATTGCTATCCCCATCACGAAATGTTGCAGGAGCCGTAGCCCGGATGAGCTATCCGCCGTCATTCCGGGGCGCGCGTCTTCGCGCGAGCCCGGAATCCATCACAAGATTATTGAGTCCCTCGCAGCATGGATTCCGGACCTGCGCCAAGGGCGCATCCCGGAATGACGAGCAATAACTGCATTGTGCCGGCTGGATTGCTTCGCTTCGCTCGCAATGACGGGATCGCCGTCACACTACAACAGCAGATCCGTCAGATGCGCGATCAGCGGAATGTCCGCAGGCGGCATCGGATAATCGCGCAGCTTGTTGGCGCGCACCCATGCGAGTTGCTGGCCCTCGTGCGGCGTGACGGTGCCTTGCCACTTCCTGCAAATGTAGAGCGGCATCAGCAGATGAAAGCTGTCATAGCCGTGGCTGGTGAAGGTCAGCGGCGCCAAACACGGCTCTTCCACCGTGATGCCCAGCTCTTCGTGCAGTTCGCGGATCAATGCCGGTTCGGGCCGCTCGCCGGGCTCCAGCTTGCCGCCGGGAAATTCCCACAGCCCCGCGAGCGTCTTGCCTTCGGGCCGCTGCGCGATCAGGACGCGGTTGTCCGCATCGATCAGCGCGCAGGCGACGACGAGGGTGAGCTTGATCACGAGCGATAGTCGCCGTTGATCGCGACATATTCCTTGGTGAGGTCGCAGGTCAGCACGCGGTCGCGGCCTTTGCCAAGACCAAGCCCGACCTTGATCTGGATTTTCGGCTGCTTCATCAGCGCGGAGACTTCCTTCTCGTCATAGGACGGATCGCGCGCGCCCTTGCTGGCGACGCGAATGCCGTTGAACGCGATCGAGAGCTTGTCGCGGTTGGCGGGCTCGCCCGCCTTGCCGACCGCCATCACCACGCGGCCCCAGTTGGCGTCCTCGCCTGCGATCGCGGTTTTCACCAGCGGCGAATTGGCGATCGACATCGCGATTTTCCGTGCGGACGTTTTCGAGGTCGCGCCTTCGACCACGACTTCGACCAGCTTGCGCGCGCCTTCGCCGTCGCGGGCGACCTGTTCGGCCAGATCGGCCAGCACGGCGTGAAACGCCTTGGTGAAAGCCTTCAACTGCGGATCGCTGGCGCGCTTGATCGCCGGTGCGCCGCGGGCGGCTGCCGCCCCGGTGGCGAACGCCAGCAGCGTGTCCGAGGTCGAGGTGTCACCGTCGATGGTCACGGCGTTGAACGTGTCCTCGACCCCCGTTTTGAGCAGCGATTGCAGCACCGCCGCCGACAGCGGCGCGTCGGTGAACACGAACGCCAGCATCGTCGCCATGTCCGGCGCGATCATGCCGGCGCCCTTGGCCATGCCGTTGATGGTGACCCTGGTCTTGCCGAGCTTGACGGTGGCGGTCGCGACCTTCGGAAAGGTATCGGTGGTCATGATCGCGCGCGCGGCGTCGTCCCATCCCTCGGGCACCGCGGCCTTTGCGAGATCGTCGAGCACGCCGTTGAACTTGGTCCCGTCGAGCGGCTCGCCGATTACGCCGGTGGACGCCAGAAAGATTTTTGCTGCGGTGGTGTCAGCGGCCTTGGCGGCGATCGAGG is from Afipia massiliensis and encodes:
- a CDS encoding methyltransferase domain-containing protein, translating into MTSSPTDTPPRLFDRAVLRARQSRALRQGSASFLLDRVAEDMAERQQAVLREFSAGIDLGTPGDQVRAALMGSVGQLHAVALPISDSEPLALIPASIDLAVSALALQFVNDLPGVLAQIRRALKPDGLFLAAMIGGETLTELRQSFAAAESEVEGGVSPRVAPFADLRDLGALLQRAGFALPVTDVDRIVVRYDNAFALMQDLRRMGATNILNERRRTPSRRATFLKMAQVYAERFSDPDGRIRATFDIVWLSGWAPHESQQKPLKPGSAKMSLADAVNKAREPKT
- a CDS encoding DMT family transporter, translating into MTQLIWLWIPFTLLAAAGQVVRNAMQRGLTAQLGTLGATHIRFLFGFPFSLIFLGLILAATGDRLLWPETGFWAWLVVGGMAQILATALMLMAMNERSFVVTTAYLKTEAIQAAIFGFVFLADHLTALKVAAILIATVGVVITALRPGGMKGFGNLKPTVLGLVAAAFFALSAVGYRGAILNVTGVSFVTAASLTLVATLLMQTVVLSGWLIVRAPGTMTAIFRLWKPSMFAGFTGSFASLFWFLAFALTAAANVRTLALIEVLFAQGVAYYSMKQAISLREISGIVLILIGVAMLVAG
- a CDS encoding DUF1178 family protein, with amino-acid sequence MIRYALRCDHGHAFESWFQSSAAYDSQHKRGLVACPACDSTKVEKAIMAPRIARKGKSRSAPEPVAAPAEDSASTSLVMAPQERELLSKLKELRDHVLKNADNVGNKFPDEARKMHYGDIEHRAIYGEATTEEARALIDEGVEVAPLPILPGDRN
- the ubiG gene encoding bifunctional 2-polyprenyl-6-hydroxyphenol methylase/3-demethylubiquinol 3-O-methyltransferase UbiG encodes the protein MTTNSPSASTVDPGEVARFSQLSEQWWDPKGKMAPLHKINPLRLAYIRDAACRKFDRNPKSLNCLAGLRILDIGCGAGLLCEPLTRLGAQVIGVDPSDTNIAVAKLHAERGHLSIDYRCTTIEEMDPRERFDIVLAMEVVEHVANVGMFLDRCAALLKPTSMMVASTINRTWKSFALAIVGAEYVLRWLPRGTHQWDKFVTPVELKQHLERNKLAISDQAGVVYNPLADRWSLSSDMDVNYMLVAEAAS
- a CDS encoding carbon-nitrogen hydrolase family protein, with protein sequence MTASIETGAPFTAAMVQMRTAMLPETSLAQGIALIREAKDNGANYVQTPEVSNIIQQNRKALFELLASEEDDRSLKAYRELARELKIYLHIGSLAVRANPERAANRSFLIAPDGNILASYDKIHMFDIELDGGESYRESANYQPGETAVISDLPWGRIGLTICYDVRFPALYRALAEAGASFITVPSAFTVRTGEAHWSTLLRARAIENGCFIFAAAQAGKHESGRETYGHSLIVDPWGEILAEGGVEPGVVLAKIDPAKVLAVRKSIPSLQHGRRFGLSDPKAGPEHLHLVRGSV
- a CDS encoding PH domain-containing protein — encoded protein: MGRYVDDILQPGEKVLYSTTIHGIIYVPGLVCLAVAGACLVGSGGGVILPLLVVSALLALLGGVLLFRAWFQRWTTETDVTSLRLVHKEGFIKRQTFEMSLDKVESVDVNQSIAGRLFGWGDVTVNGVGEGTKTIKMIGAPVEFRNHITAR
- the argJ gene encoding bifunctional glutamate N-acetyltransferase/amino-acid acetyltransferase ArgJ produces the protein MSTAVSPLAPTNVPEMPNIDGVRLATAAAGIRYKNRTDVLLALFDKGTTVAGVFTKSKCPSAAVDWCRAKLKGGEARALVVNSGNANAFTGKTGKQATTLTASIAAKAADTTAAKIFLASTGVIGEPLDGTKFNGVLDDLAKAAVPEGWDDAARAIMTTDTFPKVATATVKLGKTRVTINGMAKGAGMIAPDMATMLAFVFTDAPLSAAVLQSLLKTGVEDTFNAVTIDGDTSTSDTLLAFATGAAAARGAPAIKRASDPQLKAFTKAFHAVLADLAEQVARDGEGARKLVEVVVEGATSKTSARKIAMSIANSPLVKTAIAGEDANWGRVVMAVGKAGEPANRDKLSIAFNGIRVASKGARDPSYDEKEVSALMKQPKIQIKVGLGLGKGRDRVLTCDLTKEYVAINGDYRS
- the grxC gene encoding glutaredoxin 3, with the protein product MAAHIEIYTRPGCGYCSAAKSLLTRKSAAFTEFDVAVDPNWRAEMVQRSKGGATFPQIFIDKTHVGGCDDLYALDREGRLDGLLAGQKVSS
- the ptsP gene encoding phosphoenolpyruvate--protein phosphotransferase, with amino-acid sequence MRSALGGPRVLLRRLREVMAEQVSAQERLDKIVVLIAANMVAEVCSTYVLRVDNTLELYATEGLNRDAVHQTVLNAHEGLVGLVASEATPLNLSNAQSHPAFSYRPETGEEIYHSFLGVPILRSGNTLGVLVVQNRAHRTYVEEEVEALQTTAMVVAEMIASGELSAIAKPGAEPAARHSLHKTGAILSDGIALGHVVLHEPRVVITNYIAEDLPKELKRLDTAILKLRADLDRMLERGDVAEGGEHRDVLEAYRMFANDQGWQHKLHEAVATGLTAEAAVERVQSDTRARMLRSTDPYLRDRLHDLEDLGHRLMRQLVGQDHAPSREQLPDNAILIARSMGPAALLDYDRKRLRGLVLEEGTANSHVSIVARALGIPAVGEVPNAAGIADPGDAIIVDGTSGSIYIRPSNEIQSAYAERVRFRARRQEQYRELRDKPCVTRDGQPIDLMINAGLVIDLPHIDDTGSSGIGLFRTELQFMVGQSLPRTSEQLSLYRTVLDAAGDKPVTFRTLDIGGDKALPYMDTIVEENPALGWRAIRLGLDRPGLLRGQIRALLRAASGRYLRVMFPMISQVDEFDQAKLVIERELTYLRQHGHTLPERVDVGTMVEVPALLYQMDELLKRVDFVSVGSNDLFQFLFAVDRGNSRVTDRFDTLSAPILRALRDIARKANAAGKSVSLCGEMASQPLGALALIALGYRSLSLSATAHGPVKALILDLDAKKAEAMITPLLDAPAGSVSIRSKLMEFAEAEGLSL
- a CDS encoding ComF family protein, producing the protein MSGLDQASSHPSGRLRSRLRQPFFGALRACSSALASLPRLALDIALPTLCVSCREPVAGEGVCATCWAKLSFIAPPFCARLGIPFVYDPGPGLLSMQAIADPPAYQRARAAVRYDEVARTMVHALKYQDRSDLAPTMGRWMVRAGQELLGEADALIPVPLHWRRGWSRRYNQSGALASVMGKSANLPVIGNALHRVRPTLQQVGLSRADRALNVQGAFKVPPENKSIVQGRRIVLIDDVLTSGATVDACARALLRARAASVDVLVFSRVVDTLQAPI
- a CDS encoding (deoxy)nucleoside triphosphate pyrophosphohydrolase; this encodes MIKLTLVVACALIDADNRVLIAQRPEGKTLAGLWEFPGGKLEPGERPEPALIRELHEELGITVEEPCLAPLTFTSHGYDSFHLLMPLYICRKWQGTVTPHEGQQLAWVRANKLRDYPMPPADIPLIAHLTDLLL
- a CDS encoding aspartate kinase, with the translated sequence MGRLVMKFGGTSVANIDRIRNVAQHVKREVDAGHDVAVVVSAMSGKTNELVAWASEASPLHDAREYDAIVASGELITAGLLAIVLQSLGIQARSWQGWQIPILTSDAHASARITGIDGGELIKRFKERKEVAVVAGFQGIHQPTGRVTTLGRGGSDTSAVAIAAAIRADRCDIYTDVDGVYTTDPRVVPKARRLEKVAFEEMLEMASQGAKVLQVRSVELGMVHNVPVFVRSSFDKPEDIDPHGTPPGTLICSEEEIMESQVVTGIAFSKDEAQISVRQIDDKPGVAAAIFGPLADASINVDMIVQNVSEDGKTTDLTFTVPASEYTRAKDTIAKAKDKIGYKAMDSATDVAKVSVIGIGMRSHAGVAAQAFKALSERNINIRAITTSEIKFSLLIDAAYTELAVRTLHTLYGLDQA